Sequence from the Bombus pyrosoma isolate SC7728 linkage group LG3, ASM1482585v1, whole genome shotgun sequence genome:
TAATGATATATCAGTATGTGAAAATTCATTGTATCGTAAAATGAAATCTACTTAAGGTTATGCTACGATACAAGAgggttaaaatatttttataaataattaaatttgtatcactgtaaataataattggcaccgatacaaatttttcgaGTCATGGTTGATGAAGCAGTCACTCCAAATGTGTCGACGTACGAGTATCGTATGGTGAACGCCGAAAATGCTCACAATACTTCTAGAGaaagacgaataaaaaaaagagtaatGTTTCCGGAAATGAGAATGATCAGTAGGATAGACTGGATTACAGTCGGTGTACTGtgtttcgttaatttaataaactacaTGGATCGTTTTACGGTCGCTGGTgtgtatttcgttataatatcTTAAAGGTTATGGTCATGCTTCAAAAAGTTGTGTTGTACAaaggtaataaaaatttatgtaaagtCTGTTTTCAACGTTGCAGGAGTACTAACAGAGATAAAAcatgattttaaaattactaatGATAAATCTGGGTTACTTCAAACtgcatttattttaagttatatGGTGTTTGCACCCTTATTTGGGTATTTAGGAGACCGTTACAATAGGAAGGTTATTATGAGTAGTGGCGTATTTCTATGGTGTTTAACAACATTTATTGGATCCTATATGAAGGTAATGTTAGGAATGTTATCAACAAAAATCAAAGAActctaataatttaattaaaaaaagtgtccttatactatataaaataaaattatatttcagacATTTGGATGGTTTCTTTTATTCAGGGCACTTGTTGGAATAGGAGAGGCGAGTTACTCCACAATTGCTCCAACAATAATTAgtgatttatttgtaaaagatGTGCGTTCTAAAATGcttgcattattttattttgcaattcctGTTGGAAggtaaattcaaattttaatactaaagtaataaagaaagataattttaatatacttaatgttaattttaaagataatttaatttctagtGGTTTAGGATATATAATAGGTGGTGAGACAGCAAGAGCCACTGGTGCTTGGCAATGGGGTTTACGCATTACTCCATTATTAGGTGTAAtagcaattattttattgcttacAGTAGTAAGAGATCCTAttagaggagagagagaaggtgGAGTTCACTTGTCAAATACTGCGTGGTCAAATGATATCAAGGCATtattgaaaaagtaaatattaaagcAAATATATAATCTGTGTTTTATATTGctattacttttttatcttctaGTCGAAGTTTTATGCTTTCTACTGCTGGATTCACATGTGTGGCATTTGTTGCTGGTGCATTAGCTTGGTGGGCTCcaacatttttacaattagGATTTGCATTGCATCCTAATGGACATAATGTTGATCCAGATGAGTGTGtttctattttgtttcttatttatttaacctAAGCTATTCTATTTGCAGAAATTATAGCTTCTAATTACTTTAACTATTTCAGTGTAGCATACAAATTTGGATTAATAGGAATGGTAGCTGGTTTAATAGGAGTGCCACTAGGTTCACTTCTAGCTCAAAAATTAAGAGTACGGTGGCAACAAACTGATCCTCTGATATGTGCTATAGGACTTTTAATTAGTGCACCATTACTGTTCTTCGCGACTATAACTGCTAATACAGACTCTGTCGCATGTTATCTACTCATATTCTTTGGACAATTATCATTAAACTTAAATTGGTCTATTGTAGCAGATATATTATTGGTACGGtccttgtatttttacattctatgtattttgtaaattaaattcactttTCCAGTGATTGTTCTTTTGAAATCTTATAGTATGTAGTAATACCAACAAGAAGATCTACAGCAGAAGCTTTCCAGATACTTATTGCACATGCCTTTGGAGATGCAGGAAGTCCTTACCTTATTGGTTTGGTAAATATCTGTGCaagtttaaataaatcgagaatatatattaaatctttattttattaaattatatatttcatatttgtttatGTCActatattgttaatttttggCACATTTATTGATTGATTTCAGTTATCAGAAGGACTGAAAACAGTTCTTCTTTCAGACTTGAGTATAGACGGTCAAGTAAAGGACATAACAGACCAAGCTGACAATGCACTTCTTGAATTTCGCAGTTTGCAGTACGCTTTGTTTCTTACAATGTTTGTGGCAGTCATTGGCagcttatttttcttccttacAGCATTGTACATACAAAAGGACAAAGCCTTAGTCGATCTTATGATCGCAGGTAAGTGAAACAGTGTTCATATATctaaaatgaaaacgaaattctGTCTTAGCACCATATTTGCATGTCCGTACGAAAATTGCTACTAATCAGCTTAATGTATGatgtacacatacatacatatacacaagTTGGTACaagttttatgatttttttgaaaagtttttcATTGTCTTGTTTTGGGAGCATCTTTTGCAAGAATAATATGGACATTTTCAACCAAAAAATAATGCATTATTGCTTGTAGTATATTAGTTGCaagatttatgaattattcatgaaataaattactaattgctaataattttttaataccaaGTAATAAGATTAAAggcatattttttattactgatTGACTTACATTCTACAGAAGAAAACGTTGCGTGAAGTTAGAATATTGTTTCTATTAAGAGCtgtcattaaaaattgtatcagtCTTTTAAATTAcgagtaaatataaaaagaaagtaataatCTAGATatgattaaaatgtaattatttttgcaCAGTGCATGAATTGTTCTCACGCTTGGAGTTAAATGGAcagtttttgaaaaaaaaagtaagaaaatgttataactTCATCTTTTTTAACACGTTAAGCGCTCGAAATTgctaaatgtaatataattataaaacttgtCGTACAtcttactataaaaatatgtctAAGATGTTTATCtacttaatatttttgaaactaaaTTGCTGTATAGTTTAAGAAAATGGAGGGAAATATTATGAAGTTGTCTTTTTGTTCTATAACTGCTCTTTTCAAGGAATCAAAGGCGCTTAACTTGTTAAAGTTGatagttttttaaaataaatgttcttGAAAGTATCGAACTTatggatttattttcatcagaAGGTGACTGTTACAGGTGATTGTTAAATCACCAATAAAAAAAgcacattttccttttttgtttatttactttgattattaataccaTGGCACTTAATCTGTTAAAAGACATTGTTATCATCTTCATCTATATAGtaccataaataaatataattttgtttttgtttaaaaatatttttctaaaataatcaTGTAAGGTACATTGTTAAATTCGAAACATTGTGAATATTACTAAAGGGATTTACTATTTGAGGTAACGTAAATTtatcctatatttttttatacttttaacattttagtttttatattttgttttgttgttttataataagctgtaaataataaatagtaaatcctatattagaaaaattaatgtaatattcttAGTGACGCACTCCGAAATACTTTGAATCACTtcgaatacatatatatgtgtagcgaagaattcaaattatttcgaacATGATTTTATGCTTTAAATTCTTGAAAGAATCATGATACGTCTtgtattttaacatattttcacAATTTGCTGATTGAATCCTTGAAGTATCTATCAGtaagttgaaatttatttcataaagttTCTATCCTATTTTATGTTGTGAAATTTCTaagatttattgaaattttaaagatttcacatttataaagctttaagatttaatatttattatgattttcaagggttttaagaatttaattatgttcGAAGTGATTCGAATTTCCAggatattaagaaatttcgaatCACCTCGAAATTGTGAAACGCCTCAAATGCCTAtcactaaatattttaacaggtCTAACGTGAAATCAATATgaagttaattttatataatatggaTACATCTTTCTTGCAGACAAGTATCTAGATTCTAAGAATAATGGGCAAGCTGAAtcaacatatttataaatggcATCATTGGGCCTTTCCTGATAGAGTGCTGTAAATCTggtacataatttattttcatgatttcaaatttttttcatttgataCGATAATCAGTTTATTACGTTCAAAAATTGTTACCTGCTATTTGAAAAAGttagattataaattttacttgctatatttaaatgataaataacaataaattcaaagaatactgtaattattaaaattaattatttttttttttgagataTTAGAAATCAATTTTGTAGTAATCtagtttaaattaattatatcttacaTTTTCAATGGCCATTTGTATTTTGATttagattattaataaaatagaaaaatttgatcaatGTTGAACATTGAAATTGATTATCGAACTTATCTTctcatttatattaatttatgtaagtCATGATTctcttacatttttcaattattttacttaattttattttgacaaGGACTCCACTCTCAactatctatttttattttaattctattattgGTCTCTTATTTATGCTATATTTATGCTTTATGATACATTCATGCTTTAACAATTATTgggaaatgtataaatttaacattataatcTGTGCATTACATAAAAACTGATGAAGCTTGCCTGCTaagaaaagttattttacaGTATATTGCATAATCAGATATGTATAAATGTGTCTTGTTACTTTTGCATGATAAACGGTTGCATGTAAGCTGCTGTTGGCAGTACCACCTGGTATCTAACATACTAACACTTATTGTTGTTTGTGTAATCACAATCATTAGATTATTACGtatcatttcaaatttaaattattatatcaaaattttatgtcAAATTCCAtactaattgaaatttattgttatttgaagaaggagaaggaaaattttcattgaattttatatcaaatatgttTCAGATtctaacataaaaatatataaataaatattaaaataaatatctaaaaataacattgaaaatatctCGGTTTTATATTTGGCTTTAAGTTCTATTTCAAGATGTATCTGTGTTTGAAACATTCTGATATTTGCTGTTCGATTGAATTTATGGTTGGCCTTATATTTTCTCTAGCAACAGTATATTTAATGGATTACTTCATGTGttttgcaataataaataagtaacaGTCACAAAGTATTACTTGTAGCTTCTATAAAACTAGAATAGATTAAAGCAACTATTTTGctctaaaattattatactctATAATGTTACAcatgttattataaattagcttaggaataaaaatgaactttGAAATACATTAAGATGATgttaataatatgatattgtCAACTTTGAAGGAAAAAGGGATTACTTAttgttaatacatattttcacaAACATATTTTGTTCTAGGTGCAAATACTTCAGATtcaatgtacatatgtaatgATGAAGTTGAAAATGAGACACAAGATGATACGCAAAAACCGTGATGgtgaatgttttaaatattttcagatttattaaCTACAAGTACATTATGTAATTTGACATTCAAGTGTAACCATCGCAGcaacgaatatttattaagtagGGTGAAGTGTTCATTTGATCCACAATGagcaattattatattatgaccCAACTAATGCAATGATAAAATGTTTTGAATACAGAACCTATATACcagaaaaaatttttatgaatttcattagTTTGTACTTATACTCAGAGAGGCAGTTCTGttaataatgtacaaaaatattaagctTGGCgaagattatatttaaatagattaaaagttatttaacatatatatgtattatagtaattttacatattatatttttatagtaactTTCATCTAACacagaaaatacaatattcttGTGtggtatgtaaaataaatatttatcggtCGCGTCCTGTAAGAAAATTGacattttgttattaaacatctttgtatttgaaaaaattaataactctATTCTTACTAAATGTTAATAATCTCACAATTTACGTGCCTTACATGCACTCGAAATATGtctaataaaattgttcaattcaaataattcttgtaGGGagagatataataaaatatattgcgaTAAGacatctataaataaattatttaattaatataatttacttagTTTCAAAGTAAAGTATgtgtgaaattatatttagaaatgataatagtatttattttttatttttaaaaactgaaataaaataaaatatatcttattaaaCAGTTACTTTGGTATGTAAGatcataaataatacttttataattccCTCTCTATTTaatcatacatttttatgtatattacatgtaATACTTCAATCTTTTCTGTTGTAAtgactatttaaaaaatataaaatatccattttgtaatactttgtacatgaattttatttataagctcatttagttattaaaaaattacttcagGCTATGATCTCAAAAGGAATCGTTCTCTAGGTATTGCCTTAAACTAACTACGACTTCTCTAaccataatttcattttgaataatGCAATACAATTAAGGCTCTTTGAAAAGCAATTGCATTACGATTTTCTAGAACGACTTTATCGCGAAAACAAAGTAGAGACTGTTGACAGTGTTAATATTTGGCAAAGATAAGCCATTCGTTGGAACCTTCTCTTGACAATTTAAAGTATGCATAACTAGTGTATGGAGCATCATTACCACCGTAATATCTGCAAGCCTTAAAATTTtcagaaggaagaaaatctctttcttaattttcaagCAACTGTggatgtaaaataattttgtgaaaagaATTTGGCAACGCATAAAAGATTGCGTGGCATTTTAGAATCTGTTGCATAGTTTGATCAcattatagaataaaatgtcaaaattTATTAGGGCGCCACTATCGACGCATCggaaattttgaaagtatACCAATCAAAATAGTAGGATTATTTCGCGGTATGTGTATCGTTCGAGGGAATTCAGTGTTTCTTGAACAATTTCACGGACGAACTGTGGTTCGGAATTTATGCATCAAATCCTCCAAGACAGTAAAAGTTCTAAATAAAGATTAAAGGTCGCAGTAGTTTCTGAAAATGTAACGCAGTCCGGTATTACTTGTGGATAACGTGTATTAGTGTATAGTGTACAGAGGAGGACGCGGGAGAAGCTGATTGGCAGATTACGTTTCATAAGCGACTGGAATAGTCGGTCAATCAAGATCggcaattttcaaattttgccgGTGGCTAGTAGTTTCAGTGGAAATTGCTTACCGGCACAGAAAGGGTCGAGACGATTTCGCAGAAAGTGTCGCGAAATTGCTTAATATCGTTAATGTTGATCGTCACGGAGATAGATCTTTCGAAGAACATTATCAAAGAACATCCAATTGTTGTTTTCAGAAGAAAATCACCAGAATTACGTATACTTCGTTTCAAAGGTATGATgtcaatttcgttttattatcttttttgagattaatttttttggCAATTTTGTTCGTAATATGTGTGCATAATGCTATTGAATCACgcatataaaattcaacgatgGTTATGTTCTATAGTAATGATTGTCTTCAGATGTTTAAACGattatatttaactttattacattattttccaAAACATGATGTGATTCgaatagattatttttaatgacttTTTACCTTCCAAAATTAGTTTAAGGTTTCGTGTAACAAAAGTGACCTTTAGAACACGTCAACAAGTTGAAGGTTAAAACCTTGAATATTTGCGTAAGGAATGATGACACACAATGTTGAACTATATCATGTAACTGTATAAACAGTAGccaatttaaatgtaaaatctgAACGATTTATGCTTGACTTGTAAAGTTCTATAAAATTGATCGTGCCTCGCTTAAACTTTCGCACTCATTTGAACGTTCTATCGTTACGTCTTTAAGATTCCAGCTCATTACCTTCTGAGAACGAGGTGAAACTCGTACCCCATAAATCGAAAGTCTTCGAGCAAAAAGTCCCCTGTAAATTGTCTTCCGTGCTTACCGTCGACGATCGTTAATTCAATTTTGCTGACTGTTTCCTTCGGCGGCGACGAATTCATGTGGAAAATGTCTTCTTGTAATTCGTTTCCTAGCGCCATCGTTTATTCTCTCGTACAAACaagaacatttatattatactttcatcattcgaataataacattattccTCGCATTAcg
This genomic interval carries:
- the LOC122565609 gene encoding protein spinster isoform X1, which gives rise to MVDEAVTPNVSTYEYRMVNAENAHNTSRERRIKKRVMFPEMRMISRIDWITVGVLCFVNLINYMDRFTVAGVLTEIKHDFKITNDKSGLLQTAFILSYMVFAPLFGYLGDRYNRKVIMSSGVFLWCLTTFIGSYMKTFGWFLLFRALVGIGEASYSTIAPTIISDLFVKDVRSKMLALFYFAIPVGSGLGYIIGGETARATGAWQWGLRITPLLGVIAIILLLTVVRDPIRGEREGGVHLSNTAWSNDIKALLKNRSFMLSTAGFTCVAFVAGALAWWAPTFLQLGFALHPNGHNVDPDDVAYKFGLIGMVAGLIGVPLGSLLAQKLRVRWQQTDPLICAIGLLISAPLLFFATITANTDSVACYLLIFFGQLSLNLNWSIVADILLYVVIPTRRSTAEAFQILIAHAFGDAGSPYLIGLLSEGLKTVLLSDLSIDGQVKDITDQADNALLEFRSLQYALFLTMFVAVIGSLFFFLTALYIQKDKALVDLMIAVHELFSRLELNGQFLKKKVQILQIQCTYVMMKLKMRHKMIRKNRDGECFKYFQIY
- the LOC122565609 gene encoding protein spinster isoform X3; the encoded protein is MVDEAVTPNVSTYEYRMVNAENAHNTSRERRIKKRVMFPEMRMISRIDWITVGVLCFVNLINYMDRFTVAGVLTEIKHDFKITNDKSGLLQTAFILSYMVFAPLFGYLGDRYNRKVIMSSGVFLWCLTTFIGSYMKTFGWFLLFRALVGIGEASYSTIAPTIISDLFVKDVRSKMLALFYFAIPVGSGLGYIIGGETARATGAWQWGLRITPLLGVIAIILLLTVVRDPIRGEREGGVHLSNTAWSNDIKALLKNRSFMLSTAGFTCVAFVAGALAWWAPTFLQLGFALHPNGHNVDPDDVAYKFGLIGMVAGLIGVPLGSLLAQKLRVRWQQTDPLICAIGLLISAPLLFFATITANTDSVACYLLIFFGQLSLNLNWSIVADILLYVVIPTRRSTAEAFQILIAHAFGDAGSPYLIGLLSEGLKTVLLSDLSIDGQVKDITDQADNALLEFRSLQYALFLTMFVAVIGSLFFFLTALYIQKDKALVDLMIADKYLDSKNNGQAESTYL
- the LOC122565609 gene encoding protein spinster isoform X2; translated protein: MVDEAVTPNVSTYEYRMVNAENAHNTSRERRIKKRVMFPEMRMISRIDWITVGVLCFVNLINYMDRFTVAGVLTEIKHDFKITNDKSGLLQTAFILSYMVFAPLFGYLGDRYNRKVIMSSGVFLWCLTTFIGSYMKTFGWFLLFRALVGIGEASYSTIAPTIISDLFVKDVRSKMLALFYFAIPVGSGLGYIIGGETARATGAWQWGLRITPLLGVIAIILLLTVVRDPIRGEREGGVHLSNTAWSNDIKALLKNRSFMLSTAGFTCVAFVAGALAWWAPTFLQLGFALHPNGHNVDPDDVAYKFGLIGMVAGLIGVPLGSLLAQKLRVRWQQTDPLICAIGLLISAPLLFFATITANTDSVACYLLIFFGQLSLNLNWSIVADILLYVVIPTRRSTAEAFQILIAHAFGDAGSPYLIGLLSEGLKTVLLSDLSIDGQVKDITDQADNALLEFRSLQYALFLTMFVAVIGSLFFFLTALYIQKDKALVDLMIAGANTSDSMYICNDEVENETQDDTQKP